In the Pseudanabaena sp. PCC 7367 genome, one interval contains:
- the pstS gene encoding phosphate ABC transporter substrate-binding protein PstS, whose amino-acid sequence MINSSQTFRLADASSRLCKLGLAGLVMAIAAACGSGSNPAPTATSPTSLESEPSSNLKLNGAGATFPRPLYARYFNAYAKQTGIEINYSATGSGSGIKQFSDGIVDFAGSDIPLGEQERSNLDRGLILVPTAGGAVAIIYNLPGVEKLNLSRELLPAIFMGEIKTWNDPLIAAVNPDVSLPNLPITVVVRADASGTTFIFTSHLAAISAGFADLIGINQAPNWPTNFYRAPKSDGVAAIVQQTRGTISYVQSSYATQGELNTAAIENKAGKFVLPTLAEANRAFETIAFNSDFTTANSEDPDTGYPIVGATWLLLYKKYDHPQKATAVKEAVTWILTEGQEMNGELEYTRIPTQVAQQIIEAIAVIN is encoded by the coding sequence ATGATTAATAGTTCTCAGACTTTTAGACTGGCTGATGCTAGTAGTCGATTATGCAAACTTGGCTTGGCTGGTTTGGTCATGGCGATCGCTGCTGCTTGTGGTTCTGGCAGTAATCCTGCGCCCACTGCAACTTCACCTACTAGCCTAGAATCTGAGCCCTCTTCAAATTTAAAACTCAATGGTGCAGGTGCAACCTTTCCCCGTCCGCTCTATGCCCGCTATTTCAATGCATATGCCAAACAGACCGGAATCGAAATTAACTATAGTGCCACGGGCAGCGGTAGCGGGATCAAGCAGTTCAGCGATGGGATCGTTGATTTTGCCGGTAGTGATATCCCCCTCGGTGAGCAGGAGCGCAGTAATCTCGATCGTGGTTTGATTCTGGTGCCAACGGCGGGTGGTGCGGTGGCCATCATTTATAATCTGCCAGGGGTTGAAAAATTAAATCTATCGCGGGAATTGCTGCCAGCGATCTTCATGGGGGAAATTAAGACCTGGAATGATCCCTTAATTGCCGCAGTTAATCCAGATGTGAGCCTGCCCAATTTACCGATTACAGTAGTGGTAAGGGCTGATGCCAGTGGTACTACGTTTATTTTTACCAGCCATTTGGCGGCGATCAGTGCAGGGTTTGCCGATCTGATCGGAATTAATCAGGCTCCCAATTGGCCAACGAATTTCTATCGCGCTCCCAAGAGTGATGGGGTAGCGGCGATCGTGCAACAAACCAGGGGCACAATCAGCTATGTGCAATCCAGTTATGCGACCCAGGGTGAGCTAAACACGGCGGCGATCGAAAACAAGGCCGGGAAGTTTGTGTTGCCTACGTTGGCAGAAGCAAACCGAGCATTTGAGACGATTGCATTCAATTCTGACTTTACGACCGCTAATTCCGAAGACCCCGATACGGGCTATCCGATCGTGGGCGCGACCTGGTTATTGCTCTATAAAAAATATGATCACCCACAGAAGGCAACCGCAGTTAAGGAAGCTGTAACCTGGATTCTGACGGAAGGACAAGAAATGAATGGTGAGCTGGAATATACCCGCATTCCTACGCAGGTAGCACAGCAGATCATTGAGGCGATCGCGGTGATCAATTAG
- a CDS encoding DUF6691 family protein codes for MLEQNINNQQQLQNKQYLIAFSSGLIFGLGLSLSQMIDRQRVLGFLDLFGNWDPTLLFVLCGAVATTIITFRFVLKLPHPIWAKDFKLPTKKSIDLPLVSGAIIFGIGWGIAGYCPGPAVTFLVSGSSNPVLFIAAFIVGSLIYKAFIKALLPKA; via the coding sequence ATGCTTGAACAAAACATTAATAACCAGCAACAGCTTCAGAACAAGCAATATTTGATCGCTTTTAGTTCTGGTTTGATCTTCGGACTGGGGCTAAGTCTTTCCCAAATGATCGATCGGCAACGGGTGCTGGGGTTTTTAGATCTTTTCGGGAACTGGGACCCCACCCTCCTATTTGTGCTATGTGGGGCAGTAGCGACCACAATCATTACTTTTCGATTTGTGTTGAAACTCCCTCATCCAATTTGGGCTAAGGATTTTAAACTGCCAACCAAAAAATCAATCGATCTCCCTTTGGTTTCTGGTGCAATTATCTTTGGCATCGGTTGGGGCATTGCTGGATATTGTCCAGGGCCGGCTGTTACCTTTCTGGTTAGCGGTAGTAGCAATCCAGTTTTATTTATCGCCGCGTTTATTGTTGGCTCGCTTATTTATAAGGCATTTATTAAAGCATTGCTCCCAAAGGCTTAA
- a CDS encoding YeeE/YedE family protein, producing the protein MFTTIWAAALAGGVLIGISATMLLAFNGRIAGISGIINGCMEFTKPELWRWLFMLGMLAGGGIYIYAIAPQVTPISEFAPWQMIVGGFLVGVGTRMGNGCTSGHGVCGLGRLSIRSLVAVLSFMGAAIVTVFVTRHLLSWPT; encoded by the coding sequence ATGTTTACGACTATTTGGGCGGCAGCGCTGGCAGGTGGGGTTCTAATTGGCATCAGTGCCACCATGTTGCTGGCTTTCAATGGACGCATCGCTGGAATCAGTGGCATTATCAATGGCTGCATGGAATTCACCAAGCCTGAACTATGGCGGTGGCTCTTCATGCTTGGCATGTTGGCTGGCGGTGGCATCTATATTTATGCGATCGCACCTCAAGTTACACCTATATCCGAATTTGCCCCCTGGCAGATGATCGTAGGTGGATTCCTGGTGGGAGTTGGTACAAGGATGGGTAATGGCTGTACCAGTGGGCATGGCGTATGTGGTTTGGGGCGATTATCAATCCGATCGCTAGTGGCGGTGCTCAGCTTCATGGGCGCAGCGATCGTAACTGTGTTTGTTACCCGCCATTTATTATCTTGGCCAACCTGA
- a CDS encoding DUF309 domain-containing protein — MAEISNQHGLEEFNQFADQTAEFRSAIAQFNQGDYYACHDTLEAIWIEAPEPERNFYQGLLQIAVGIYHLSNQNWRGSLILLGEGIRRLQQYEPTHRGIDVETIVDRSAELLRTLQRSGKEGVVAIVTHLNLSHPTNLSVSVPKEIQGLSLPKILSIDLPG; from the coding sequence ATGGCAGAGATTTCAAATCAGCATGGGTTAGAAGAATTTAATCAATTTGCCGATCAAACCGCTGAATTCAGGTCAGCGATCGCCCAATTTAATCAGGGTGATTACTATGCCTGCCACGATACATTAGAAGCAATCTGGATCGAAGCCCCTGAGCCAGAGCGGAATTTTTATCAAGGTCTATTGCAAATTGCGGTGGGCATCTACCATTTGAGCAATCAAAACTGGCGCGGCTCTCTGATTTTGCTGGGAGAAGGGATCAGGCGCTTACAGCAATATGAACCAACCCATAGGGGAATTGATGTGGAAACCATTGTCGATCGCAGCGCTGAATTACTAAGAACACTGCAACGATCGGGCAAGGAAGGGGTGGTAGCGATCGTGACTCATTTAAATCTGTCTCATCCCACTAACTTGTCTGTTTCTGTGCCCAAAGAAATACAGGGACTGAGCTTGCCTAAAATTCTGTCAATTGATCTGCCTGGATAG
- the idi gene encoding isopentenyl-diphosphate Delta-isomerase, with protein sequence MKETVILVDRQDQPIGTAEKMAAHRQGSLHRAFSIFVLNAQDQLLLQRRAAHKYHSGGLWTNTCCSHPRPGETTPAAAQRRLQEEMGFSCDLREIFSFVYQAQLDRGLIEYEFDHVFLGRFDGVPQLNPEEADAYEWIEVAELQAEIRKHPDRYTYWLKDCIDRFADYLTGLRVQV encoded by the coding sequence ATGAAAGAAACCGTTATCCTCGTCGATCGCCAGGATCAACCAATTGGCACTGCCGAAAAAATGGCCGCCCATCGCCAGGGTTCATTACATCGGGCTTTTTCGATCTTTGTGCTCAATGCCCAGGATCAACTACTTTTGCAAAGGAGAGCTGCCCATAAATATCATTCTGGGGGGTTGTGGACTAATACCTGTTGTAGTCATCCGCGCCCCGGCGAAACCACTCCAGCCGCAGCCCAGCGGCGATTGCAAGAGGAAATGGGATTCAGTTGCGATCTGCGCGAGATTTTTAGTTTTGTTTATCAAGCTCAGCTCGATCGCGGCTTAATTGAATACGAGTTTGATCATGTGTTCCTAGGGCGGTTTGATGGTGTGCCCCAGCTAAATCCAGAAGAAGCAGATGCCTATGAATGGATTGAGGTAGCAGAATTACAGGCGGAAATTCGCAAGCACCCCGATCGCTACACCTATTGGCTCAAGGATTGCATCGATCGATTTGCGGACTATTTGACTGGACTACGAGTTCAAGTTTAG
- a CDS encoding aldehyde dehydrogenase, with translation MEVAMDCDYVAMLEQQRQFFQTGTTRNVADRIEQLRLLRRVIEENQTAIAAALKADLHKPEPEAYLGEILSTLKEIKYALKHIRTWVTPHRVAVSPLLFPSRGFVQAEPVGVVLIIAPWNYPFSLVLSPLVGAIAAGNCAILKPSEYAPHTSKLVAELINKNFEPGLVRAIEGGKETSQALLQQKFDHIFFTGSTRVGKIVMAAAAKHLTPVTLELGGKSPTIVEADCDLPVTAKRIASGKFFNAGQTCIAPDYVLVNQKIKDRLIQELTQVVKEFYPATPQESKDYARIVSNDHCQHLHGLLEHTRANSKAQIVTGGEVDIQQRFVAPTIVDGGSLSARTTMGGESDRNSPASSFDLALMQAEIFGPILPIFSYEDLDQAIDLINSLHKPLALYFFSSDRQKQKRILQETSSGAVCLNDTVSHYLAPQLPFGGVGNSGLGKSHGKYSFDAFSHHKAILAKPTWFDAFIRYPPYKQWSINVFKWFL, from the coding sequence ATGGAGGTGGCGATGGATTGCGATTATGTGGCGATGTTAGAACAGCAGCGCCAATTTTTTCAGACGGGAACAACCAGGAATGTTGCCGATCGAATCGAGCAGCTTAGATTACTTCGGCGTGTAATTGAAGAGAACCAAACTGCGATCGCGGCAGCGCTTAAGGCCGATCTGCATAAGCCAGAGCCAGAGGCATATTTGGGGGAGATCCTATCTACACTAAAGGAGATCAAATATGCACTTAAACATATTCGTACCTGGGTAACACCCCATCGAGTAGCTGTTTCACCGTTACTATTCCCATCACGGGGTTTTGTGCAAGCGGAACCAGTGGGAGTGGTGTTAATTATTGCACCCTGGAACTATCCATTTAGTTTGGTGCTGTCGCCTTTGGTGGGGGCGATCGCTGCTGGCAATTGCGCCATCCTCAAACCTTCGGAATATGCACCGCATACTTCTAAGCTGGTCGCCGAGCTAATTAATAAGAACTTCGAGCCTGGTTTAGTAAGGGCGATCGAAGGCGGGAAAGAGACTTCGCAAGCATTATTGCAGCAAAAATTTGATCACATCTTCTTCACGGGCAGTACCAGGGTGGGGAAGATCGTAATGGCAGCAGCAGCCAAGCATCTCACCCCCGTTACGCTGGAGCTTGGTGGCAAGAGTCCCACGATTGTGGAAGCAGATTGCGATCTGCCAGTAACAGCCAAACGCATTGCCAGTGGCAAGTTTTTTAATGCTGGTCAAACCTGTATTGCCCCTGATTATGTGTTGGTCAATCAAAAAATTAAAGATCGCTTAATTCAGGAGCTAACGCAGGTGGTCAAAGAATTTTATCCAGCCACTCCCCAGGAAAGTAAAGACTATGCCCGCATTGTCAGTAATGACCATTGTCAACACTTACATGGTTTGCTCGAGCATACGCGTGCAAATTCCAAGGCTCAGATTGTGACTGGTGGCGAAGTGGATATCCAGCAGCGGTTTGTAGCACCTACGATCGTGGATGGTGGCAGTCTCTCGGCAAGGACAACTATGGGCGGAGAAAGCGATCGCAACAGTCCAGCTTCTTCTTTTGATCTGGCACTGATGCAAGCAGAGATTTTCGGGCCAATCCTACCCATATTTAGCTATGAAGATCTGGATCAGGCGATCGACCTGATTAATTCCTTACACAAGCCCCTGGCTCTTTATTTCTTTTCCAGCGATCGGCAGAAGCAAAAGCGCATCCTGCAAGAGACTTCCAGCGGTGCAGTATGCCTGAATGATACCGTTTCCCATTATCTTGCCCCACAACTTCCCTTTGGCGGGGTGGGTAATAGCGGCCTGGGTAAATCCCACGGTAAATATAGCTTTGATGCCTTCTCGCACCATAAGGCAATATTAGCTAAGCCAACCTGGTTTGATGCGTTTATCCGTTACCCTCCCTACAAGCAATGGAGCATTAATGTTTTTAAATGGTTCCTTTAG
- a CDS encoding GNAT family N-acetyltransferase encodes MANNYTIALEELSTKEDIDQIEAGLTRYNRSKSNLSQPQDLSLLIRDSADKIWGGLFGITSGKRLYVDMLWLDQTIRHQGYGSKLMHMAEQEAIARGCTLAYLDTASFQAPEFYRKMGYEIFGEIQAPGEEFSISYFCKVLD; translated from the coding sequence ATGGCTAATAACTATACGATCGCACTTGAAGAGCTTTCCACTAAAGAGGACATCGATCAGATCGAAGCTGGCTTAACTCGCTATAACCGGAGTAAGAGTAATTTATCTCAGCCGCAGGATTTGAGTTTGTTGATCCGAGACTCAGCCGATAAGATCTGGGGTGGTTTGTTTGGTATTACTTCCGGCAAGCGCTTATATGTCGATATGCTCTGGTTGGATCAAACAATTCGCCATCAGGGGTATGGCAGTAAGTTGATGCACATGGCAGAGCAAGAAGCGATCGCCAGGGGATGTACATTAGCCTATCTGGATACCGCTAGCTTTCAGGCTCCAGAGTTCTATCGCAAAATGGGCTACGAGATTTTTGGCGAGATCCAGGCTCCAGGCGAAGAGTTCAGCATATCTTACTTTTGTAAGGTTCTAGATTGA
- a CDS encoding AI-2E family transporter has translation MRPETKRLYRQIQRSLVFPALFLNGWLLVILIDYLQPLVNIVISAALLAFLLDIPLQFIEKHAPRPDSLPPYLQFLEKPNIRRILAVLFVLLLSILVVIVAIVTLVTPLVQQANELANDLPRWADALEKQLRVIDSWAVSRQLEIDWDSLLDSLGTEASGQIRSFSSQLLSVVRGTFSGLLNTFLAIVLAVFFLFSGSKMWRGMLSWVEPKLAAHLQVAVPKKLRSFIGGQLLLAFILSVMLSITLAIFQVPLPLLFGFLIGMPSFLPFCGAISQTAVSAFLAVQNPWMGLKVFAIAIPIGQFVDNILTPRVMGDIIGLNPAWLLISVIIGAKVGGFLGILLAVPVASIIKSTVDLLRQPDQDSQLLIAEEAEAKAIAPGQDSATNDEKHISERPDPRQQENGDKAKED, from the coding sequence ATGCGCCCTGAAACCAAACGACTATATCGTCAAATTCAACGCTCTTTAGTTTTTCCAGCCTTATTCTTGAATGGCTGGTTGTTGGTTATTTTAATCGACTACTTGCAACCACTGGTAAATATAGTCATTTCGGCGGCCTTGCTGGCATTTTTGCTGGATATCCCGCTCCAATTCATTGAAAAGCATGCGCCCCGGCCAGACTCATTGCCGCCATATTTGCAATTTCTAGAAAAACCAAATATTCGGCGCATCTTGGCGGTTCTGTTTGTACTTTTGCTAAGTATCTTGGTGGTGATCGTGGCGATCGTTACGTTGGTTACTCCCCTCGTGCAACAGGCCAACGAACTGGCTAATGATCTACCCAGGTGGGCTGATGCCCTGGAAAAACAACTGCGGGTAATCGACTCCTGGGCTGTCTCTCGGCAACTGGAGATCGATTGGGATAGTTTGCTCGATAGCCTTGGTACGGAAGCATCAGGCCAAATTAGATCATTTAGTTCGCAATTACTTAGTGTAGTGCGAGGCACCTTTAGCGGCCTGCTCAATACTTTTCTGGCGATCGTGCTGGCGGTCTTTTTCCTCTTTTCTGGGAGCAAAATGTGGCGGGGGATGCTCAGTTGGGTTGAACCAAAGCTGGCGGCGCATTTACAGGTTGCAGTGCCCAAAAAATTACGTTCCTTTATTGGTGGCCAACTGCTACTGGCATTCATTCTCAGTGTGATGCTTTCAATTACCCTGGCAATCTTTCAAGTTCCCTTACCGCTCCTGTTTGGGTTTTTGATTGGGATGCCGAGCTTTTTGCCCTTCTGTGGTGCGATCAGCCAAACTGCGGTTAGTGCTTTCTTGGCGGTGCAAAATCCCTGGATGGGGCTGAAAGTATTTGCGATCGCCATACCGATCGGCCAGTTTGTTGATAATATTCTGACCCCACGGGTGATGGGTGACATCATTGGCCTCAACCCTGCCTGGTTATTGATTTCGGTGATTATTGGCGCTAAGGTAGGCGGCTTTCTGGGCATTTTATTGGCGGTGCCGGTGGCTAGTATTATCAAAAGTACGGTTGACCTGTTGCGTCAGCCAGACCAAGATAGCCAATTGTTAATCGCAGAGGAAGCAGAAGCAAAGGCGATCGCTCCTGGCCAGGATTCCGCTACTAACGATGAAAAACATATATCAGAGCGACCAGATCCGCGACAACAAGAAAACGGTGATAAAGCAAAGGAAGATTGA
- a CDS encoding M20/M25/M40 family metallo-hydrolase, translating to MSSSKSWQESENSFEALKLRRDRLTTHLQQIVRQRDPYLGSGGHLYVRQYIHTQLAQWGEVQIHSFMVRGQTYQNLSLDLLPIAPNHRSKPPILVGAHYDAVPGSPGADDNATGVAVLLELARSLNFNPAHRPVRLVAFDMEEYALAGSRAYAAELAQQGQKLRLMISLEMLGYTDRNPGSQHYPTGLKYFYPDRGDFIALIGNLFTIAEMIGLQRNIKKSGTPCEWLAAGLQGKIVPDTRRSDHAPFWDLGYRAIMVTDTANLRNPHYHQPGDRLETLDLDFLTGVCSGLTQGIRNLH from the coding sequence ATGAGTAGTAGCAAATCTTGGCAGGAAAGTGAAAATAGTTTCGAGGCATTAAAATTAAGGCGCGATCGTTTAACCACTCATCTCCAGCAAATTGTGCGCCAACGCGATCCCTATCTTGGTTCCGGTGGGCATTTATATGTGCGGCAATATATCCATACCCAGTTAGCACAATGGGGCGAAGTGCAAATTCATTCCTTTATGGTGCGGGGGCAAACATACCAGAATTTGAGTTTAGATCTATTGCCGATCGCTCCTAATCACCGTAGTAAGCCACCGATCCTGGTGGGGGCCCATTATGATGCTGTCCCTGGTAGTCCTGGTGCGGATGACAATGCTACTGGTGTGGCTGTGTTGTTGGAGTTGGCGCGATCGCTGAACTTCAATCCTGCCCACCGCCCAGTGCGGCTAGTGGCGTTTGATATGGAGGAATATGCTTTAGCTGGCAGTCGAGCTTATGCGGCGGAACTCGCTCAACAGGGTCAAAAATTGCGATTGATGATTTCATTGGAAATGCTGGGTTATACCGATCGCAATCCAGGTTCACAGCATTATCCCACTGGCTTGAAATATTTTTATCCCGATCGGGGCGATTTCATTGCGCTGATTGGCAACCTGTTCACGATCGCGGAAATGATTGGCCTTCAACGCAACATCAAAAAAAGTGGCACACCCTGCGAATGGTTGGCGGCAGGCCTACAAGGAAAGATTGTGCCAGACACTCGCCGCAGCGATCATGCCCCATTTTGGGATCTAGGCTATCGGGCGATCATGGTCACGGATACGGCCAACCTGCGCAACCCACACTATCACCAACCTGGCGATCGATTGGAAACGCTAGATCTAGATTTTCTCACTGGGGTTTGTTCAGGTTTGACACAAGGGATCAGAAACCTGCATTAG
- a CDS encoding ammonium transporter, producing MLVASNPSIRRRRRRAIDWKICLPIASLMFLFWAGSAFAQDAAPATDLDTLWVLIAGFLVFFMNAGFGLVESGFCRRKNTVNIWAKNLIVFAIATLAFYIVGFGFMFGDGNPFIGTAGFLLQGADNSPMTDGYEGVFDAISWSGTPLEVKFFFQLVFAATAATIVSGAVAERIKIGAFMIFSFLLVAISYPITGHWIWGGGWLASVTEAGFWDFAGSTVVHSVGGWAALVGAGVLGGRLGRYGEDGSVKAIPGHSMALSTLGCLVLWLGWFGFNPGSTMGIAGAGQLVSHIALTTNLAAASGGVAATIVAWIYLGKPDLSMIINGILAGLVGITAPCAFVNLGSAVVIGAIAGVIIVFSVGVFDSLKIDDPVGATSVHLVCGIWGTLAVGLFAVGPGADLGNGFILYDEGAGPALGLLFGGGLTAVIPQIIGIATVGLFTVVFSFIAWYAIAAVLGGSIRVSAEEEIGGLDIGEHGMEAYSGFPKEAIDIGMPSSGMSMSDEGIADV from the coding sequence GTGTTAGTTGCTTCTAATCCAAGTATCAGAAGGAGAAGAAGGCGAGCGATCGATTGGAAAATCTGCTTGCCCATTGCTTCTTTGATGTTTCTATTTTGGGCTGGCTCAGCATTTGCTCAAGATGCTGCCCCGGCCACGGATCTCGATACTCTGTGGGTATTGATAGCTGGCTTTTTGGTGTTCTTTATGAACGCTGGTTTCGGTCTGGTGGAGTCTGGCTTCTGCCGCCGCAAGAATACCGTGAACATTTGGGCTAAGAACCTGATTGTATTTGCGATCGCCACGCTGGCCTTTTACATCGTTGGTTTTGGCTTTATGTTCGGCGATGGTAATCCTTTCATTGGTACTGCTGGTTTCTTGCTCCAGGGTGCTGATAATAGCCCTATGACTGATGGCTATGAGGGCGTTTTCGATGCTATTAGCTGGTCCGGTACACCTTTGGAAGTTAAATTCTTCTTCCAACTAGTGTTTGCAGCTACTGCCGCCACGATCGTATCTGGTGCTGTAGCTGAGCGAATCAAAATTGGTGCCTTCATGATTTTCAGCTTCCTGCTGGTGGCAATTAGCTATCCGATTACCGGACATTGGATCTGGGGCGGTGGCTGGTTAGCCAGTGTAACTGAGGCAGGTTTCTGGGATTTTGCTGGTTCCACGGTGGTTCACTCGGTCGGCGGCTGGGCGGCTCTGGTTGGTGCTGGTGTCCTTGGTGGTCGTCTCGGCCGCTATGGCGAAGATGGTAGCGTTAAGGCGATCCCTGGTCACTCGATGGCTCTTTCTACCCTGGGTTGTTTGGTGCTGTGGTTGGGCTGGTTTGGCTTCAACCCTGGTTCCACTATGGGTATTGCTGGTGCTGGTCAGTTGGTCTCTCATATTGCCCTAACTACTAACCTGGCCGCAGCGTCTGGTGGTGTGGCAGCGACGATCGTAGCCTGGATCTATTTAGGCAAGCCGGATCTGTCGATGATCATCAACGGGATTCTGGCTGGCCTGGTCGGTATTACTGCTCCTTGTGCCTTTGTCAACCTTGGTAGCGCCGTTGTGATTGGTGCTATTGCCGGTGTAATCATTGTCTTCTCGGTTGGTGTCTTTGACAGCCTCAAAATTGATGACCCGGTTGGTGCGACTTCAGTTCACCTTGTTTGTGGGATTTGGGGCACTCTGGCGGTTGGCCTGTTTGCAGTTGGCCCTGGTGCTGACCTTGGTAATGGTTTCATTCTCTATGATGAAGGTGCTGGTCCGGCGCTTGGCCTCCTCTTTGGTGGTGGACTCACTGCCGTGATTCCTCAGATTATTGGGATCGCTACAGTCGGTCTGTTTACGGTTGTATTTAGCTTCATTGCTTGGTATGCGATCGCAGCAGTTCTTGGTGGTAGCATCCGCGTATCTGCAGAAGAGGAAATTGGTGGCCTGGATATTGGCGAACACGGTATGGAAGCATACAGTGGATTCCCCAAAGAAGCCATTGATATTGGTATGCCTTCTTCTGGCATGAGTATGAGCGATGAAGGTATTGCTGATGTCTAG
- a CDS encoding ammonium transporter: protein MLKRRNISRRSGQEYAIEIESGEPQGDRPWQEDYKQANKSRQSSRPRARSKIQWLQILPLVVIIGLFWVGVAIAQEEAVPTDPATIAISAEELQNLQDLKVNLDALWTFFAGTLVFFMNAGFALVEAGFCRRKNAVNLLAKNLIVFAVSSIAFWAVGFSFMFSDGNSWIGLNGFFLSGVDNSPATNDAYQGMYGALNWTGIPLQIKFFFQLVFAGTAATIVSGAIAERIKFFAFMLFSFWLVAVIYPIGGHWIWGGGWLLAMGFYDFAGSTVVHSVGGWAALIGASALGARIGRYSEEGVGAMPGHNMGFATLGCLVLWLGWFGFNPGSTMEMDASLVGHIALTTNIAAAFGAIAATVTATARNGKPDLSMIINGVLGGLVAITASCAYVSLASSAIIGVVAGISIVFAVELFDRLEIDDPVGALSVHLVNGIWGTLALGLFSQGDAFGAAGPGLGLFMSSFDPTQLGIQALGVISVGGFTVLASLFGWWAVSMLIDGIRVPPEEEIRGLDIGEHGMEAYSNFASEEDDFDYA from the coding sequence GTGTTAAAGCGTAGGAATATTTCAAGGCGCTCAGGGCAAGAATATGCGATCGAGATCGAGTCAGGAGAACCACAGGGCGATCGCCCCTGGCAAGAAGATTACAAGCAAGCAAACAAGTCTAGGCAATCGAGCCGCCCCAGAGCCAGAAGCAAAATACAATGGCTGCAAATCCTGCCCCTAGTTGTCATCATTGGCTTGTTTTGGGTGGGGGTAGCGATCGCCCAGGAAGAAGCTGTGCCGACTGATCCAGCTACGATCGCAATCAGCGCCGAGGAGCTTCAAAATCTTCAGGATCTCAAGGTGAATCTGGACGCACTCTGGACGTTCTTTGCCGGCACATTGGTGTTTTTCATGAATGCCGGATTTGCGCTAGTAGAGGCAGGTTTTTGTCGACGTAAAAATGCCGTTAATTTGCTGGCCAAAAACCTGATTGTATTTGCCGTTTCTAGTATTGCCTTCTGGGCAGTGGGCTTTTCGTTCATGTTCAGTGATGGCAATTCTTGGATTGGCTTAAATGGCTTTTTCCTTAGTGGTGTAGACAATAGTCCAGCCACCAACGATGCCTATCAGGGCATGTATGGCGCACTGAATTGGACTGGTATTCCACTCCAGATTAAATTTTTCTTTCAACTGGTTTTTGCCGGAACCGCAGCCACAATTGTTTCTGGGGCAATTGCTGAACGGATCAAATTCTTTGCCTTCATGTTGTTTAGCTTCTGGCTGGTGGCGGTAATTTATCCGATCGGTGGCCATTGGATCTGGGGCGGCGGTTGGTTATTAGCCATGGGCTTCTATGATTTCGCTGGTTCAACGGTGGTGCACTCGGTGGGTGGCTGGGCGGCTTTGATCGGTGCTTCGGCGCTGGGAGCCAGAATAGGCCGCTATAGCGAAGAGGGCGTGGGTGCAATGCCGGGGCACAATATGGGCTTTGCCACATTGGGTTGCTTGGTGCTGTGGTTGGGTTGGTTTGGCTTTAATCCGGGCTCAACGATGGAGATGGATGCCTCACTTGTGGGGCATATTGCTTTGACTACTAATATTGCGGCGGCGTTTGGCGCGATAGCAGCTACAGTTACAGCCACGGCCAGAAATGGCAAACCTGACCTATCCATGATTATTAATGGCGTTTTGGGCGGACTGGTGGCGATCACTGCTTCCTGTGCCTATGTCAGTCTGGCTAGTTCCGCAATTATTGGGGTTGTGGCGGGGATTTCGATCGTGTTTGCGGTGGAATTGTTCGATCGGCTAGAAATTGATGATCCCGTTGGTGCATTGTCAGTACATTTGGTTAATGGTATTTGGGGCACCCTGGCGCTGGGCCTATTTAGCCAAGGTGATGCCTTTGGCGCTGCTGGACCTGGTTTGGGCTTATTTATGAGCTCTTTTGATCCTACTCAACTAGGTATTCAGGCGTTGGGCGTAATTTCTGTGGGCGGGTTTACAGTCCTGGCTAGTTTATTTGGTTGGTGGGCAGTCAGTATGCTGATCGATGGCATTCGTGTCCCCCCCGAAGAAGAGATTCGCGGCTTGGATATTGGCGAACATGGCATGGAAGCTTACAGTAATTTTGCCAGTGAAGAAGATGATTTTGACTATGCTTAA